The following are from one region of the Stanieria sp. NIES-3757 genome:
- a CDS encoding response regulator receiver modulated metal dependent phosphohydrolase, giving the protein MNQISGLPRSTNINFSAVNHSNYASARILVIDDHPLSRMTAVDLLSLDGYEVLEADGESPIVDFVIEHKPDLVLLDVMMSYLDGFELCRQIKQDERINDIPIILMAVADNREYRRKGVEVGSDDFLAKPLDRFELATRVKSLIHQKRLNEGLDQTEQVLFSIAKAVESRSSDSGSCARIASLAQAFGEYLQLSEEEINNLVFAAHLHDIGTIAIPDAVMLKKGELTASETDLIRQHVLIGEKICQPLKNRRGVLPIIRNHHERWDGSGYPDGLIGKEIPYLAQIFQILDIYDALTSNRPHKQAYTPVQAIEIITEETSKGWRNPKIAEAFTAFVQTTMQHQN; this is encoded by the coding sequence ATGAATCAAATATCTGGGTTACCTCGGTCCACTAACATTAATTTTTCTGCGGTGAATCATTCTAATTATGCTTCGGCTAGGATATTAGTTATTGACGACCATCCTCTTAGTCGCATGACCGCAGTAGATCTGTTGTCATTGGATGGTTATGAAGTATTAGAAGCAGACGGAGAATCTCCAATCGTCGATTTTGTGATCGAACACAAACCAGACTTAGTTCTGCTTGATGTGATGATGTCTTATTTAGATGGGTTTGAACTTTGTCGACAAATAAAACAAGACGAGCGAATTAACGATATACCAATTATTTTGATGGCGGTAGCCGATAATCGAGAATACCGTCGCAAAGGAGTAGAAGTTGGTAGTGATGATTTTCTGGCGAAACCTTTAGACCGTTTTGAACTAGCTACGAGAGTCAAATCTTTAATCCATCAAAAACGCCTTAATGAAGGTTTAGATCAAACTGAACAAGTATTGTTCTCGATTGCTAAAGCAGTAGAAAGCCGTTCTTCAGACAGTGGTTCTTGCGCGAGGATTGCCTCCTTGGCTCAAGCTTTCGGTGAATATTTGCAACTTTCTGAGGAAGAAATCAATAATTTGGTTTTTGCTGCTCATCTTCACGATATCGGTACAATTGCGATTCCTGATGCAGTGATGCTCAAAAAGGGCGAATTAACAGCTAGTGAAACTGATTTAATTCGTCAACACGTTTTGATTGGTGAAAAAATTTGTCAACCTCTTAAAAACCGTCGTGGAGTCTTACCCATTATTCGCAATCATCACGAACGCTGGGATGGTAGTGGTTATCCAGATGGTTTAATAGGTAAAGAAATTCCTTATTTAGCACAAATATTTCAAATTTTAGATATCTATGATGCTTTAACCAGCAATCGCCCTCATAAACAAGCTTATACTCCTGTTCAAGCGATAGAAATTATTACAGAGGAAACTAGTAAAGGCTGGCGCAATCCCAAAATTGCCGAGGCATTTACCGCTTTTGTGCAAACTACAATGCAGCATCAAAACTAA
- a CDS encoding hypothetical protein (protein of unknown function DUF752) has product MNDNCLIPQATEDGSYTFFSDEFNEAFHSHYGAKLEAEVKFVAPTQLKIKATQLSTIHLLDICYGLGYNSAAALDAIWSIHPHCRVELIGLELNPVVPSSAIANQLLSSWHDPIPQLLAELATTQQVNSQFLQAKLLLGDARTTIGQILSQQWQADAIFLDPFSPPKCPQLWTVEFLNLVANCLKPTGRLASYSCAAAFRTALSLAGLKFGSTSSVGRKAPGTVANFSGEDLPLISLPEQEHLQTRASIPYRDPTLSELALQIRERRQQEQKSSTLESTSQWKKRWLKSTALPSYSVILSN; this is encoded by the coding sequence ATGAACGACAATTGTTTAATTCCCCAAGCAACCGAAGACGGTTCTTATACTTTCTTTTCAGATGAATTTAATGAAGCTTTTCATTCTCACTACGGAGCGAAACTAGAAGCCGAAGTCAAATTTGTTGCACCAACCCAACTAAAAATTAAAGCTACACAATTATCTACTATTCATTTGCTCGATATTTGTTATGGTCTTGGGTATAACAGTGCTGCTGCCTTAGACGCTATTTGGTCAATTCATCCCCATTGTCGAGTAGAATTAATTGGCTTAGAACTAAATCCTGTTGTTCCTAGTAGCGCGATCGCCAATCAACTTTTATCTTCTTGGCACGATCCTATTCCTCAATTATTAGCAGAATTAGCAACAACTCAACAAGTTAATAGTCAATTTTTACAGGCCAAACTCTTACTAGGAGATGCCAGAACTACAATTGGGCAAATTCTGTCACAGCAATGGCAAGCTGACGCTATTTTTCTTGACCCCTTTTCACCACCAAAATGTCCACAATTGTGGACAGTAGAATTTTTAAATTTAGTTGCTAATTGTTTAAAACCCACAGGTAGACTAGCTAGTTATTCTTGTGCAGCAGCTTTTCGTACTGCCTTATCCTTAGCTGGTTTAAAATTTGGCTCTACTTCTAGTGTAGGCAGAAAAGCTCCTGGAACTGTAGCCAATTTTTCTGGAGAAGATTTGCCATTGATTTCGCTTCCAGAACAAGAACATCTTCAAACTCGTGCCTCTATTCCCTATCGCGATCCTACCCTTTCAGAGCTTGCCTTACAAATTCGAGAAAGAAGACAGCAAGAACAAAAAAGCAGTACACTTGAATCAACTAGTCAATGGAAAAAACGCTGGTTAAAATCAACTGCTCTTCCCTCTTACTCAGTAATTCTAAGTAATTAA
- a CDS encoding molybdopterin-guanine dinucleotide biosynthesis protein A: MREDLIQTTTAIVLAGGQSSRMGKDKALLTISNSSLLNQICTLAQQCASQVYIVTPWIDKYKDIVPTGCTLIQETLLLPNHGSNSPLIGFAQGLQQVEQEWVLLLACDLPRLTSTEVKHWYNYLPEIPDNAIALLPRHPSGWWEPLAGFYRRSCLSLLEAYIAQGGKSFQGFLNQHFVAQLPINNWQILFNCNTPEELEIIKLELQ; the protein is encoded by the coding sequence ATGAGAGAAGATTTAATTCAAACTACTACCGCTATTGTCTTGGCTGGTGGTCAAAGTTCGCGGATGGGTAAGGATAAAGCGTTGCTAACCATTAGCAATAGTAGCCTACTAAATCAAATTTGTACTCTAGCTCAACAATGTGCCAGTCAAGTTTATATTGTTACTCCTTGGATAGACAAATATAAGGATATTGTTCCCACGGGATGCACATTAATTCAAGAAACTTTGCTATTACCAAATCATGGCTCTAATAGTCCTTTAATTGGTTTTGCTCAAGGATTACAACAGGTAGAACAAGAATGGGTATTGTTGCTCGCTTGTGACTTACCTCGATTAACTTCTACTGAAGTAAAACATTGGTATAATTACTTACCAGAAATCCCTGACAACGCGATCGCTCTTCTGCCTCGTCATCCTTCTGGTTGGTGGGAACCTTTAGCAGGTTTTTATCGCCGTAGCTGTTTATCCTTATTAGAAGCGTATATTGCCCAAGGTGGTAAATCTTTTCAAGGCTTTTTAAATCAACATTTTGTAGCCCAATTGCCAATTAATAACTGGCAAATATTGTTTAATTGTAATACTCCTGAAGAGCTAGAGATTATTAAATTAGAGTTACAATAA
- a CDS encoding cell envelope-related transcriptional attenuator produces MSARKAYQSTPSGRQYKPRIKPRSQKLKRGRAILIGIGLTGLSVVSAVAGAILAISWSVSSPLQQTELTPQQKAVFSQEETVAQRNLTIPELSRPVNILVLGIKVLTSDVDDSLSKEAGYHALVNSFDGLSDTMLLLRFDPERQKLTVLSIPRDTKVRLEGHGEQKINIANDFGGPALTAAAVSELLGGINIDRYVRVNVQGVEKLIDALGGVTVDVPKDMKYNDFSQHLYINLKKGRQHLDGDKAVQFLRFRYDAYGDISRVQRQQMLMRSVVEQTLQPGTIFRIPEILSVIQSHIDTNLTVKELMALGDFAGGTKRSDVQMLMLPGDFSGDGRTGVSYWLPNENRIQKLVTEHFDVVTSDYQLTEGYEDYSNIKIAIQDSIDNPEAVQAMVNSLRQAGYTRVYVSEAWHEPLAKTKIVAQGGDDRAATSLRRSLGLGEVLIESTGVLDSDVTIQIGRDWQTYQHNLEDKVYSDDVVNHL; encoded by the coding sequence GTGTCAGCAAGAAAAGCTTATCAATCGACTCCTTCTGGAAGACAATATAAACCCAGAATTAAACCTCGTTCTCAAAAGTTAAAACGAGGACGCGCTATTTTAATTGGAATAGGTTTAACAGGATTGTCTGTGGTTTCTGCTGTAGCTGGAGCTATTTTAGCAATTAGCTGGTCTGTATCTTCTCCTTTACAACAGACTGAACTAACACCACAACAAAAAGCAGTGTTCAGTCAAGAAGAAACTGTCGCTCAAAGAAATTTGACAATACCCGAACTATCTCGTCCTGTCAATATTCTAGTTTTGGGTATTAAAGTTTTGACTTCTGATGTAGATGATTCCTTATCAAAAGAAGCTGGATATCATGCGTTAGTTAATTCTTTTGATGGTTTGAGCGATACGATGTTGTTGCTGCGCTTCGATCCAGAAAGACAAAAATTAACGGTTTTATCTATTCCCCGTGATACCAAAGTCCGTTTAGAAGGACATGGAGAACAAAAAATTAATATTGCTAATGATTTTGGGGGACCTGCTTTAACCGCAGCAGCAGTGAGCGAGTTATTGGGAGGCATTAATATTGATCGTTATGTGCGAGTTAATGTTCAAGGAGTAGAAAAGTTGATTGATGCTTTGGGAGGAGTCACAGTTGATGTACCCAAAGACATGAAATATAACGATTTTAGTCAACATCTTTATATCAATCTGAAAAAAGGTAGACAGCATCTTGATGGGGATAAAGCCGTACAGTTTTTACGTTTTCGTTATGATGCTTATGGGGATATTTCTCGAGTGCAGCGACAACAAATGTTGATGCGATCAGTAGTAGAACAGACATTACAACCTGGTACTATTTTTAGAATTCCCGAAATCCTTTCAGTAATTCAATCTCATATTGACACTAATCTGACTGTCAAAGAATTGATGGCATTAGGAGATTTTGCAGGAGGTACTAAAAGAAGTGACGTGCAAATGCTAATGTTACCTGGTGATTTTAGTGGGGATGGTAGAACAGGAGTTAGTTATTGGTTACCAAATGAGAACCGTATTCAAAAGTTAGTGACTGAACATTTTGATGTGGTTACTAGCGATTATCAGTTAACCGAAGGATACGAAGACTACAGTAATATCAAGATAGCCATTCAAGATAGCATTGATAATCCCGAAGCTGTACAAGCGATGGTAAATAGCTTAAGACAAGCTGGTTATACTAGGGTTTATGTGAGTGAAGCTTGGCATGAACCACTAGCAAAAACAAAAATTGTTGCTCAAGGGGGAGATGATCGCGCAGCAACATCTCTTCGTCGTAGTCTAGGTTTAGGAGAAGTCTTAATCGAAAGTACTGGTGTTCTTGATTCAGATGTGACGATTCAAATTGGTCGAGATTGGCAGACTTATCAACATAATCTAGAAGACAAAGTTTATTCTGATGATGTAGTTAATCATCTTTAG
- a CDS encoding single-stranded-DNA-specific exonuclease RecJ, protein MTNIPKQRWQIAPNQSDLVQEISQSTGLLPIVSQVVVNRGIDTAELAHLYVEPESQNLPSPLEEFRDLAVSVELLCQAIASGEKIAICGDYDADGMTSTALLLRALKHLGADVDYAIPSRMKDGYGINNRIVEEFAATDVGLILTVDNGISAYEPILHAVELGLTVIITDHHDLPEQLPPADAILNPKLLSETSPYRGLAGVGVAYILAVATAQSLGQLKGLTNQILELFTLGTIADLAPLIGVNRRWLKRGLRQLPNSQLEGIQALMQVAGISEEQKQLKPDDIGFKLGPRINAVGRLADPQIVIELLTTDDPGIALERAMQCEQINRKRQELCEQIEQEAIWLVESTPILWQEARVLVVVKDDWHHGVIGIVASRLVERYGVPVFIGTYEEDNTSKIRGSARGIEEFNIFEALNYCQDLLGKYGGHKAAGGFSLVASNLGAFQERLSDFAHQCLKIEHLKPLIKIDTQVNFEQINLHLYQQIESLQPWGIGNDVPVFWTENVLLKEQRILKSNHLKLVLKQENSDQEMKAIAWRWKDYFPLPNRLDLAYKLKENNWQGNINVELEIVGVRLPNINQVSAEIKKAVFNYQGRSYACSWWLSLNELRIRNEQGKILAVEPGNNTGLLGTNRANAKQVDLTQPYFQELIQVAQIALAQNQEQRV, encoded by the coding sequence ATGACTAATATACCTAAGCAGAGATGGCAGATTGCACCAAATCAATCAGATTTAGTTCAGGAAATCAGTCAATCAACAGGCCTTTTGCCAATCGTTAGTCAAGTGGTTGTTAATCGCGGAATTGATACTGCTGAGTTAGCTCACTTATATGTTGAACCAGAATCGCAAAACTTGCCTTCTCCTTTAGAGGAATTTCGCGATCTTGCTGTCAGTGTCGAGTTACTGTGTCAAGCGATCGCATCGGGGGAAAAAATTGCGATTTGTGGTGACTATGATGCGGATGGGATGACTAGCACTGCTTTATTATTACGTGCCTTAAAGCATTTGGGAGCAGATGTGGATTATGCGATTCCCAGTCGGATGAAGGATGGTTATGGAATTAACAATCGAATTGTTGAGGAGTTTGCAGCTACAGATGTAGGTTTGATCTTAACGGTTGATAATGGTATTTCTGCTTATGAACCAATTCTGCACGCGGTGGAGTTAGGGTTGACAGTGATTATTACCGACCATCATGATTTACCCGAACAGTTACCTCCTGCCGACGCTATTTTAAATCCTAAATTATTATCAGAAACTTCCCCTTATCGGGGATTGGCAGGAGTAGGAGTAGCCTATATTTTGGCTGTAGCTACTGCCCAAAGTTTAGGACAATTAAAAGGTTTAACTAATCAAATTTTAGAATTATTTACGTTAGGAACAATTGCTGATTTAGCACCTTTAATTGGGGTGAATCGTCGCTGGTTGAAAAGAGGTTTGCGGCAGTTACCTAATTCTCAATTAGAAGGAATTCAAGCTTTAATGCAGGTAGCAGGAATCAGCGAGGAACAAAAACAATTAAAACCCGATGATATTGGGTTTAAATTAGGGCCGAGAATTAATGCGGTGGGTAGACTTGCCGATCCACAGATTGTGATTGAATTATTAACAACTGACGATCCTGGTATTGCTTTAGAAAGGGCGATGCAATGCGAACAAATTAACCGTAAACGTCAGGAATTATGCGAGCAAATTGAACAAGAAGCGATTTGGTTAGTTGAATCTACACCGATACTTTGGCAAGAAGCTAGAGTTTTAGTAGTTGTAAAAGACGATTGGCATCATGGTGTGATTGGTATTGTTGCTTCTCGCTTGGTAGAACGTTATGGTGTACCCGTTTTTATCGGCACTTATGAAGAAGATAATACTTCTAAAATTCGTGGTTCAGCCAGAGGAATTGAAGAATTTAATATCTTTGAAGCTTTGAATTATTGTCAGGATTTATTAGGAAAGTATGGAGGACATAAAGCAGCAGGAGGGTTTAGTTTAGTTGCTAGTAATTTAGGAGCTTTTCAAGAGAGGTTAAGTGACTTTGCCCATCAATGTTTAAAGATAGAACATCTTAAACCTTTAATTAAAATAGATACTCAAGTCAACTTTGAGCAAATAAATCTGCATTTATATCAACAAATTGAAAGTTTACAACCCTGGGGAATTGGTAATGATGTTCCTGTATTTTGGACAGAAAATGTTTTGCTCAAAGAACAAAGAATTTTAAAGAGTAATCATCTCAAATTAGTGTTAAAACAAGAAAATTCAGACCAAGAAATGAAAGCGATCGCCTGGCGTTGGAAAGATTATTTTCCTCTACCTAATCGTCTCGATCTTGCTTATAAATTAAAAGAAAATAATTGGCAAGGTAACATTAATGTAGAATTGGAAATAGTGGGAGTAAGATTACCAAATATTAATCAAGTTTCTGCTGAAATTAAAAAAGCAGTTTTTAATTATCAAGGTAGAAGTTATGCTTGCAGTTGGTGGTTGTCTTTAAATGAATTAAGAATTAGAAATGAACAAGGAAAAATTTTAGCGGTTGAACCAGGAAATAACACGGGTTTACTGGGAACAAATAGAGCTAATGCTAAACAAGTCGATCTTACTCAACCTTATTTTCAAGAATTAATTCAAGTTGCTCAGATAGCTTTAGCTCAAAATCAAGAACAAAGGGTTTAG
- a CDS encoding pantetheine-phosphate adenylyltransferase, which yields MIAIYPGSFDPITLGHLDIIERGAKLFEKVIVAVLSNTNKQPLFSVEQRLQQISVCTEHLSNVEIDSFFGLTVDYAKISQAGVLLRGLRVLSDFEKELQMAHTNKTLCEEIETVFLATAKEYSFLSSSIVKEIAQFGGSIDHLVPENVARDLYLYYQNIRIEY from the coding sequence ATGATTGCTATTTATCCAGGAAGTTTCGATCCCATTACTCTCGGTCATCTCGATATTATCGAACGAGGTGCTAAATTGTTTGAGAAGGTAATTGTAGCAGTTCTTTCCAATACGAATAAACAGCCTTTATTTAGTGTAGAACAGAGACTTCAGCAAATTAGTGTTTGTACTGAACATTTATCTAATGTAGAAATAGATAGTTTCTTTGGTTTAACTGTTGATTATGCCAAAATAAGTCAGGCAGGAGTTTTATTAAGAGGTTTGCGAGTTCTGTCTGATTTTGAAAAAGAATTACAAATGGCTCATACCAATAAAACTCTGTGCGAAGAAATAGAAACGGTATTTTTAGCTACTGCTAAAGAATATAGTTTTTTAAGTAGTAGTATCGTTAAAGAAATTGCTCAATTTGGTGGTTCAATCGATCATCTTGTTCCTGAAAATGTTGCTCGAGATCTATATCTCTATTATCAAAACATCAGAATTGAATATTGA
- a CDS encoding two-component sensor histidine kinase, whose protein sequence is MKKHRFWHWDIVPFGFRGRIMAVYLLLILIAFSSAIFAIRRVLLLRLEERIEQALQQEVQELRLLISGKDPNTAEPFGEDITAIFDVYLSRNIPEADEYFITLLPNGFYNSSPLALPPSIERNSEIVKHWQQLTQPEQGEIDQFQNRIVYLAEPKKINGKIRGVFVIAIAAESELQEIDEATLIITQITIIVIIITTIFAWILTGQVLAPLRLLTNTTQAISETNLERRIPVQGNDEIAQLSITFNEMLNRLQSAFHNQRHFLNDISHELRTPITIIQGHLELIGSTPEEQSQTLELVMDELKRMSRLVADLMLLAKSEQPNFLHLETVQLSKLTEEMYDRSTVLADRNWHLEQVGSGLIVVDRQRLIQAIVNLAQNATKHTQVTDVIALGSEINQGYVRFWIADTGTGISLSEQSQIFERFIKGTNSRNSEGTGLGLAIVKAIIQAHKGKIELCSQPGKGAKFTLILPVDTPINYN, encoded by the coding sequence ATGAAAAAACATCGCTTTTGGCACTGGGATATTGTTCCTTTTGGATTTCGGGGTCGTATTATGGCAGTATATTTGCTGCTGATACTAATTGCTTTTTCAAGTGCTATATTTGCCATTCGACGAGTTTTGTTGCTTCGTCTTGAAGAAAGAATTGAACAAGCTCTTCAGCAAGAAGTACAAGAATTACGTCTTTTAATAAGTGGCAAGGATCCTAATACGGCTGAACCTTTTGGAGAAGATATTACTGCTATTTTCGACGTATATCTCAGTCGTAATATTCCTGAAGCTGATGAATATTTTATTACCTTACTGCCAAACGGTTTTTACAATTCAAGTCCTTTGGCACTACCACCATCAATCGAGCGAAATTCAGAAATAGTTAAACACTGGCAACAACTCACTCAACCTGAGCAAGGAGAAATAGATCAGTTTCAAAATCGAATTGTTTATCTAGCAGAACCTAAAAAAATTAATGGCAAAATTCGAGGCGTGTTTGTAATCGCAATTGCTGCCGAATCTGAACTTCAGGAAATCGATGAAGCAACCCTAATTATTACTCAAATCACTATTATTGTAATAATAATTACTACAATTTTTGCCTGGATTTTAACTGGACAAGTATTAGCTCCTTTGCGTTTACTGACTAATACTACTCAAGCTATTAGTGAAACTAATCTAGAAAGACGTATTCCTGTTCAAGGAAATGACGAAATTGCTCAACTGAGTATCACTTTTAATGAGATGTTGAATAGGCTTCAATCTGCATTTCATAACCAAAGACATTTTCTCAATGATATTAGCCATGAGCTAAGAACACCAATTACTATTATTCAAGGACATCTAGAGTTAATCGGCTCAACTCCTGAAGAACAAAGTCAAACTCTAGAATTAGTTATGGATGAATTAAAACGGATGAGTCGTTTAGTAGCAGATTTAATGTTACTAGCTAAATCAGAACAACCTAATTTTTTGCATTTAGAAACTGTTCAATTAAGTAAGTTAACTGAAGAAATGTATGATAGGTCTACAGTTTTGGCAGATCGTAACTGGCATCTAGAGCAAGTTGGTTCTGGTTTAATTGTGGTGGATCGTCAAAGATTAATCCAAGCAATTGTTAACTTGGCACAAAATGCAACTAAACACACACAAGTTACTGATGTAATCGCTTTAGGTTCAGAAATAAATCAAGGTTATGTTCGTTTTTGGATCGCGGATACAGGAACGGGAATTTCGTTATCTGAACAATCACAAATTTTTGAACGTTTTATCAAGGGAACTAACAGTAGAAATTCAGAAGGAACAGGTTTAGGATTGGCAATTGTTAAAGCGATCATACAAGCTCACAAAGGAAAAATAGAATTATGTAGTCAACCAGGAAAGGGAGCTAAATTTACTTTGATTTTACCTGTTGATACTCCGATTAATTATAATTAA
- a CDS encoding nitrogen regulatory protein P-II, GlnB produces the protein MKKVEAIIHSYKIEEVKLALVNVGIIGMTISELKGFGSQKGVTTRYRGSEYKVEFLPKIKVEIVVDDEQADYIVQQISLAARTGEIGDGKIFVRPINNVIRIRTNEQGIAAM, from the coding sequence ATGAAAAAAGTAGAAGCAATTATACACTCCTACAAAATAGAAGAAGTAAAGTTAGCATTGGTTAATGTTGGTATTATTGGCATGACTATTTCAGAATTAAAAGGATTTGGTAGCCAGAAAGGAGTAACTACTCGTTATCGAGGTAGTGAATACAAAGTAGAATTTCTTCCCAAAATCAAAGTTGAAATTGTAGTTGATGACGAACAAGCTGATTATATTGTTCAGCAAATTTCTCTAGCTGCACGTACAGGAGAAATTGGTGATGGTAAGATTTTTGTCCGTCCTATTAATAATGTAATTCGCATTAGAACAAATGAACAGGGAATTGCTGCGATGTAA
- a CDS encoding putative transcriptional regulator, Crp/Fnr family has protein sequence MLLANQISSKFYLDLNEDKLLLQFYEKGEEIPLFEQGFWQVYRGVVQLSRINPKGEEITLGWAIGNTAFGNLLEHTGVDRAQALSDVYVRWLSPQDIEKYPHFGRILLDQLSRRLMIAEHFLTITGLKRVEDRLWELLLLLKQEVGQTVVNGTRLTVRFTHQNLADMICATRVTVTRMLGDFQTRGLIVVDRDRHLIIQDVLKSSN, from the coding sequence ATGCTGCTCGCCAACCAAATATCATCAAAATTTTATTTAGATTTAAATGAAGATAAGCTTTTACTACAATTTTATGAAAAAGGTGAAGAAATTCCTTTATTTGAGCAAGGTTTTTGGCAAGTTTATCGAGGAGTAGTACAACTCAGTAGAATTAATCCTAAAGGTGAAGAAATAACCTTGGGTTGGGCAATAGGAAATACAGCTTTTGGTAATCTTTTAGAACATACTGGTGTTGATCGCGCTCAAGCTTTATCAGATGTATATGTGCGATGGCTTTCTCCTCAAGATATTGAAAAGTATCCTCATTTTGGTCGTATTCTTTTAGATCAATTAAGTCGTCGTTTGATGATTGCAGAACATTTCTTAACTATTACAGGATTAAAAAGAGTTGAAGATCGCTTGTGGGAATTATTATTGCTTTTAAAGCAGGAAGTTGGACAAACTGTAGTTAATGGTACTCGTTTAACTGTACGTTTTACTCATCAGAATTTAGCTGATATGATTTGTGCGACAAGAGTTACTGTGACTAGAATGTTAGGCGATTTTCAAACTAGAGGATTAATTGTCGTTGATCGCGATCGCCATTTGATTATTCAAGATGTTTTAAAAAGCAGCAATTAA
- a CDS encoding chromate transport protein: MINDEAVIKRQWLSPEEFSEGLAICEMLPGPASTQLGIYTGYLRGGQLGAIIAGLCFITPAFLIVVLLSWAYFR; the protein is encoded by the coding sequence ATGATTAACGATGAAGCAGTAATTAAACGCCAATGGTTGAGCCCAGAAGAATTTAGCGAAGGTTTAGCTATTTGTGAAATGCTTCCTGGTCCTGCTTCTACCCAATTGGGTATTTATACTGGATATCTTCGTGGAGGACAATTAGGCGCAATTATTGCAGGGTTATGTTTCATTACTCCTGCTTTCTTGATTGTAGTTTTACTTTCCTGGGCTTATTTTAGGTAG
- a CDS encoding heat shock protein Hsp20 encodes MLTKNFNTWSPAIDLQETKTELVLKVEIPGVRTQELQVHVDSEAVIIKGEHAERYDQENDDYFCHELHYGKFERIIPLPMAVCYKKSIAELIDGILTITMPKVC; translated from the coding sequence ATGTTGACAAAAAACTTTAATACTTGGTCACCTGCTATCGATTTACAAGAAACAAAAACGGAGCTAGTTTTAAAAGTAGAAATTCCTGGCGTAAGAACTCAAGAATTACAAGTTCATGTAGACTCGGAAGCAGTCATAATTAAAGGAGAACATGCAGAAAGATACGATCAAGAAAATGATGATTATTTCTGTCACGAACTCCATTATGGTAAATTTGAAAGAATTATTCCTTTACCAATGGCAGTATGTTATAAGAAATCCATCGCAGAATTAATCGATGGCATCTTAACAATAACGATGCCTAAAGTTTGCTAA